GACGAAGTTTTAGACAGCAGAGGAAACCCAACAGTACGAGCTACTGTTGTTTTAAGTGATGGAACAAAACAAAGTGCAATTGTACCAAGTGGTGCTAGTACTGGAAAAAGAGAA
This Campylobacteraceae bacterium DNA region includes the following protein-coding sequences:
- the eno gene encoding phosphopyruvate hydratase (catalyzes the formation of phosphoenolpyruvate from 2-phospho-D-glycerate in glycolysis); its protein translation is MVFIDNVYADEVLDSRGNPTVRATVVLSDGTKQSAIVPSGASTGKRE